In Rhizobium sp. CIAT894, the following are encoded in one genomic region:
- a CDS encoding HAD-IA family hydrolase, translating into MSKSLPEFKYMTFDVVGTLIDFEAGLKGCFAEIAAETGVTVDGEQALSLYRAARYSGEAGLFPDDLVRVYLAIAPELGLPADQKYGQRLRDSAKNWKGFSDSAAALAELAKNYRLVAMTNARRWAFDLFERELGNPFHAAFTADDTGTEKPDPAFFETVFAYVASQGHSKDDILHVAQSQYHDIGISRQLGLTNCWVERRHAQKGYGGTIEPAEFTKPDFHFTSMAGLADAVAAARA; encoded by the coding sequence GTGAGCAAGAGCCTTCCGGAATTCAAATACATGACATTCGACGTCGTCGGCACACTCATCGACTTCGAGGCCGGCCTCAAGGGCTGCTTTGCCGAGATCGCCGCCGAGACGGGGGTCACGGTCGACGGCGAGCAGGCGCTCAGCCTCTATCGCGCGGCTCGCTACTCCGGGGAAGCCGGCCTCTTTCCCGACGACCTCGTGCGCGTCTACCTGGCGATCGCACCGGAACTCGGCCTGCCCGCCGATCAAAAATATGGGCAACGGCTGCGGGATTCGGCGAAGAACTGGAAGGGTTTTTCAGACAGCGCCGCAGCACTGGCCGAACTTGCGAAGAATTACCGCCTCGTTGCGATGACCAATGCCCGGCGCTGGGCATTCGATTTGTTCGAGAGGGAGCTCGGCAATCCATTCCATGCTGCCTTCACGGCCGACGATACGGGCACGGAAAAACCCGATCCCGCATTCTTCGAGACGGTTTTCGCCTATGTTGCCTCGCAAGGGCATTCGAAGGACGACATCCTGCATGTCGCCCAGAGCCAGTACCACGATATCGGGATTTCCAGGCAACTCGGGCTGACCAATTGCTGGGTTGAGCGGCGCCATGCCCAGAAGGGCTACGGCGGCACGATCGAGCCGGCCGAATTCACCAAACCTGACTTCCACTTCACCTCCATGGCAGGCTTGGCCGATGCCGTGGCTGCCGCGCGCGCCTGA
- a CDS encoding ABC transporter substrate-binding protein: MNDKITNWTTSDDAMIETAIRRGATRRELLHMMLAGGVAMSAGGLVLGRAGKALAATPVSGGALKAAGWSSSTADTLDPAKASLSTDYVRCCSFYNRLTFLDKSGTPQMELAEAIESKDAKTWTVKLKKGVTFHDGKPLTSDDVVFSLKRHLDPSVGSKVAKIAAQMTGFKAVDKQTVEITLADPNADLPTILSMHHFMIVSDGTTDFTKANGTGAFVKEVFEPGVRSVGIKNKNYWKSGPNVDSFEYFAISDDNARVNALLSGDIHLAASINPRSVRLVEAQGDGFFLSKTTSGNYTNLNMRLDMDPGSKRDFVEGMKYLVNREQIVKSVLRGLGEIGNDQPVSPVNFYRNADLKPRAFDPDKAKFHFDKAGVLGQSIPVIASEAANSSIDMAMVIQASGAEIGLKLDVQRVPSDGYWDNYWLKAPIHFGNINPRPTPDILFSLLYSSQAPWNESQYKSEKFDKMLIEARGSLDQEKRRAIYDEMQAMIANEAGTIIPAYLSNVDATAAKLKGLEPNPLGGQMGYAFAEYVWLEA, translated from the coding sequence ATGAACGACAAGATCACCAATTGGACCACGTCCGACGACGCCATGATCGAAACCGCCATCCGTCGTGGCGCCACCCGCCGTGAGCTGCTGCATATGATGCTCGCGGGCGGGGTTGCCATGTCGGCCGGCGGGCTCGTGCTCGGCCGCGCCGGCAAGGCGCTCGCCGCGACGCCCGTTTCCGGCGGCGCGCTCAAGGCGGCCGGCTGGTCTTCCTCCACGGCCGATACGCTCGATCCGGCCAAGGCGTCGCTCTCCACCGACTATGTTCGGTGCTGCTCTTTCTATAACCGCCTCACCTTCCTCGACAAATCAGGCACGCCGCAGATGGAGCTTGCCGAAGCGATCGAGTCCAAGGATGCGAAGACCTGGACGGTCAAGCTGAAGAAGGGCGTCACCTTCCACGACGGCAAGCCACTGACATCAGACGACGTGGTCTTCTCGCTGAAGCGCCATCTCGATCCGTCCGTCGGCTCGAAGGTCGCCAAGATCGCCGCCCAGATGACCGGCTTCAAGGCCGTCGACAAGCAGACCGTCGAGATCACGCTTGCCGATCCCAATGCCGATCTGCCCACCATCCTGTCGATGCATCACTTCATGATCGTCTCCGACGGAACCACCGATTTCACCAAGGCCAACGGCACCGGCGCTTTCGTCAAGGAAGTGTTCGAGCCGGGCGTTCGCTCGGTCGGGATCAAGAACAAGAACTATTGGAAATCCGGCCCGAACGTCGATTCCTTCGAATATTTCGCAATCAGCGACGACAATGCCCGCGTCAATGCGCTGCTGTCGGGCGACATCCATCTTGCAGCCTCGATCAATCCGCGCTCCGTGCGCCTCGTCGAGGCCCAGGGGGACGGCTTCTTCCTGTCGAAGACCACCTCTGGCAACTACACCAACCTCAACATGCGGCTGGACATGGATCCCGGCAGCAAGCGCGACTTCGTCGAGGGCATGAAGTACCTCGTCAACCGCGAACAGATCGTCAAGTCGGTCCTGCGCGGCCTCGGTGAAATCGGCAACGACCAGCCGGTTTCTCCCGTCAACTTCTACCGCAATGCCGACTTGAAGCCGCGGGCCTTCGACCCCGACAAGGCGAAGTTCCATTTCGACAAGGCCGGCGTCCTCGGCCAGTCCATTCCGGTGATCGCCTCCGAAGCGGCGAACTCCTCGATCGACATGGCGATGGTCATCCAGGCTTCGGGCGCCGAGATCGGCCTGAAGCTCGATGTCCAACGCGTTCCCTCCGACGGCTATTGGGACAATTACTGGCTCAAGGCGCCGATCCACTTCGGCAACATCAATCCTCGTCCGACACCGGACATCCTGTTCTCGCTGCTCTACTCCTCTCAGGCCCCCTGGAACGAGAGCCAATACAAGTCGGAGAAGTTCGACAAGATGTTGATCGAAGCTCGAGGCTCGCTCGACCAGGAGAAGCGCAGGGCGATCTACGACGAGATGCAGGCGATGATTGCCAACGAAGCCGGCACCATCATCCCGGCCTATCTTTCGAATGTCGATGCCACCGCCGCCAAGCTCAAGGGCCTGGAACCCAATCCGCTCGGCGGCCAGATGGGATACGCCTTCGCGGAATACGTCTGGCTCGAAGCCTGA
- a CDS encoding ABC transporter permease: MNKQVLSLVLSRLLIALITLVIVSFAVFFATTLLPGDTATILLGQAATPEAVEGLRKAMHLDEPALFRFLRWSIGLLQGDLGTSYANEMPIADLIAGRFVNTLKLAGVTALFSVPIALTLGITAAMLRGTLYDRIVTVITIGVISVPEFMVATSAALLFAVYLKWLPALSLANEVHSLSDILRVYAMPVITLTFVVSAQMIRMTRAAVIETLNTPYVEMALLKGASRPRIVFRHALPNALGPIVNAVALSLSYLLGGVIIVETIFNYPGIAKLMLDAVATRDLPLIQSCAMIFCLGYLLLITIADIIAILSNPRLR; this comes from the coding sequence GTGAACAAGCAGGTCTTATCCCTTGTGCTGAGCAGATTGCTCATCGCCCTGATCACCCTGGTAATCGTCTCCTTCGCCGTGTTCTTCGCGACAACGCTCCTGCCGGGAGATACGGCGACGATCCTGCTTGGTCAGGCGGCCACGCCGGAAGCCGTCGAAGGTCTTCGCAAGGCCATGCATCTCGACGAGCCGGCGCTCTTTCGTTTCCTGCGCTGGTCCATCGGACTGCTGCAGGGCGACCTCGGCACCTCCTATGCCAACGAAATGCCGATCGCAGATCTTATTGCCGGCCGTTTCGTCAATACGCTGAAACTCGCCGGTGTCACCGCGCTCTTCTCCGTGCCTATTGCGCTGACGCTCGGGATCACCGCGGCGATGCTGCGCGGCACGCTTTACGACCGGATTGTCACCGTGATCACCATAGGCGTCATCTCCGTGCCGGAGTTCATGGTCGCGACCTCTGCCGCGCTGCTGTTCGCCGTCTATCTGAAATGGCTGCCGGCGCTCTCCCTGGCCAATGAGGTCCATAGCCTGAGCGACATCCTGCGCGTCTACGCCATGCCGGTGATCACGCTGACCTTTGTCGTCTCGGCCCAGATGATCCGCATGACACGCGCCGCTGTTATCGAAACGCTCAACACGCCCTATGTCGAAATGGCTTTGCTCAAGGGGGCCTCCCGGCCGCGCATCGTCTTTCGCCATGCGCTTCCCAATGCGCTGGGCCCGATCGTCAATGCCGTTGCGCTTTCACTGTCCTACCTGCTCGGAGGCGTCATCATCGTCGAGACCATTTTCAACTATCCCGGTATCGCCAAGCTGATGCTGGATGCCGTGGCCACCCGCGACCTGCCGCTGATCCAGAGCTGCGCGATGATCTTTTGCCTCGGCTATCTGCTGCTGATCACCATCGCCGACATTATCGCCATTCTTTCCAATCCGAGGCTCCGATGA
- a CDS encoding ABC transporter permease, which yields MTMTRSVIASGRPSGTRFGYRFNIVGAIGLVVILSWALIAIIAPLIIPYPIGEIVDVDYFGPMSRELWLGSDYLGRDMLSRILMGARYTVGISLAAVTIACFSGVVLGMIAAVAGGWLDTILSRFLDALNSIPSKLFGLVVVAAVGSSVPILVLTLSVIYIPGAYRFARALAVNINAMDFITVARIRGENTLYLIRSEILPNIVGPVLADLGIRFVFIVLLLSGLSFLGLGVQPPYADWGALVRENIGGLPFGAPAVMFPSLAIASLTISVNLLIDNLPQKVRDRSAS from the coding sequence ATGACCATGACCCGTTCCGTAATCGCTTCGGGCCGGCCGTCCGGAACCCGGTTTGGCTATCGCTTCAACATCGTCGGAGCAATCGGCCTTGTCGTCATCCTCTCCTGGGCGCTCATTGCGATCATCGCACCGTTGATCATCCCCTATCCTATCGGCGAGATTGTCGATGTCGACTATTTCGGCCCGATGAGCCGGGAACTCTGGCTCGGCTCCGACTATCTCGGCCGCGACATGCTTTCGCGGATTCTGATGGGCGCGCGCTATACGGTCGGCATCTCGCTGGCGGCGGTGACGATCGCCTGCTTCAGCGGCGTCGTGCTCGGTATGATTGCAGCCGTCGCCGGCGGCTGGCTGGACACGATCCTCAGCCGCTTCCTCGACGCTCTCAACTCCATCCCGAGCAAGCTGTTCGGCCTGGTGGTCGTCGCCGCGGTCGGCTCTTCTGTCCCGATTCTGGTGTTGACACTGTCGGTGATCTACATCCCCGGCGCCTACCGCTTCGCCCGGGCGCTCGCGGTCAATATCAATGCGATGGATTTCATCACGGTCGCCCGAATTCGCGGTGAAAACACCCTCTATCTCATTCGCTCGGAAATCCTTCCCAATATCGTCGGTCCGGTGCTTGCCGACCTCGGAATCCGCTTTGTGTTCATCGTTCTGCTCCTTTCCGGGCTTTCCTTCCTCGGCCTTGGCGTCCAGCCGCCCTATGCCGATTGGGGCGCGCTCGTGCGCGAGAATATCGGTGGGCTGCCGTTCGGTGCGCCGGCAGTGATGTTTCCGTCGCTTGCCATCGCCAGCCTCACGATCAGCGTCAATCTGCTGATCGACAACCTGCCGCAGAAAGTCCGCGACAGGAGCGCGTCATGA
- a CDS encoding ABC transporter ATP-binding protein: MSSFVEIRDLKVEATTDSGRRVEIIKGVSLDVAEGEIVALIGESGSGKTTIALTLMGHTRAGCRISGGSVSVGGKDMVALSEKQRAKVRGTEVAYVPQSAAAAFNPATSIMDQVIEVTRIHQLMSPEEARARAVELFRALSLPNPETIGSRYPHQVSGGQLQRLAAAMALIGDPTLVIFDEPTTALDVTTQIEVLRAFKSVMKKGGIAGVYVSHDIAVVAQIADRIVVLKGGEVQETGTTKEILDNAKHPYTRELLAAFEPKSRGMEGAVARATAPLLKIEDLVAGYGQRQADGLPLVRAVEHVSLKVEKGRNLGIIGESGCGKSTLARTIAGILPAAVGKIVFDGTELNRSARERSRDQLREMQIVFQYADTALNPAKSVEDILARPLVFYHRMDRQAQNVRIDQLLDMVRLPRNLRHRRPGELSGGQKQRVNFARALAADPKLILCDEITSALDTVVAAAVIDLLKELQRELGLSYIFISHDLSVVEAICDEIVVMYGGRKVEEITPSTVKTPTHPYSQLLFSSVPTLDPAWLDGLQQDPELVRAYCRQ, translated from the coding sequence ATGAGCAGTTTCGTTGAAATCCGCGACCTGAAGGTCGAGGCCACCACCGATTCCGGCCGGCGCGTCGAGATCATCAAGGGCGTCAGCCTCGACGTTGCCGAGGGCGAGATCGTCGCGCTGATCGGCGAGAGCGGCTCGGGCAAAACAACTATCGCCCTGACCCTCATGGGCCATACCCGTGCGGGCTGCCGCATCTCCGGCGGCAGCGTCTCGGTCGGCGGCAAGGACATGGTTGCGCTCAGTGAGAAACAGCGCGCCAAAGTGCGCGGCACCGAAGTCGCCTATGTCCCGCAATCGGCGGCCGCCGCCTTCAACCCGGCCACATCGATCATGGATCAGGTGATCGAAGTCACCCGGATTCATCAGCTGATGTCGCCGGAAGAGGCGCGTGCCCGGGCAGTCGAACTCTTCCGGGCGCTGTCCCTGCCGAACCCCGAAACGATCGGCAGCCGCTATCCGCACCAGGTTTCCGGCGGCCAGCTGCAACGATTGGCGGCGGCCATGGCGCTGATCGGCGACCCCACACTCGTCATCTTCGACGAGCCGACGACTGCGCTCGACGTGACGACCCAGATCGAAGTGCTACGCGCGTTCAAGTCGGTCATGAAGAAGGGCGGCATAGCAGGCGTCTATGTCTCGCACGACATCGCCGTCGTCGCGCAGATCGCCGACCGCATCGTCGTATTGAAAGGCGGGGAGGTCCAGGAAACCGGCACCACCAAGGAGATACTCGACAACGCCAAGCATCCCTATACCAGAGAGCTGCTCGCAGCCTTCGAGCCGAAATCGCGCGGCATGGAAGGGGCAGTCGCGCGCGCGACGGCGCCGCTTCTGAAGATCGAGGATCTCGTTGCGGGCTACGGACAGCGCCAGGCCGACGGCCTTCCCCTCGTGCGCGCAGTCGAGCATGTGAGCCTAAAGGTAGAGAAAGGGCGTAATCTCGGCATCATCGGAGAGTCCGGTTGCGGCAAGTCAACGCTCGCCCGCACCATTGCCGGCATCCTGCCGGCCGCAGTCGGCAAGATCGTCTTCGACGGCACGGAACTCAACCGCAGCGCTCGCGAGCGCTCGCGCGACCAGTTGCGCGAGATGCAGATCGTCTTCCAATATGCCGATACCGCTCTCAACCCGGCAAAATCGGTCGAAGACATCCTCGCCAGGCCCCTGGTCTTTTACCATCGCATGGATCGGCAGGCCCAAAACGTCCGGATCGATCAACTGCTTGATATGGTGCGCCTGCCGCGCAACCTGCGTCATCGCCGGCCGGGAGAGCTCTCGGGCGGGCAGAAGCAGCGCGTCAATTTCGCCCGGGCGCTGGCTGCCGATCCGAAGCTGATCCTCTGCGACGAGATTACCTCGGCGCTCGACACGGTGGTGGCCGCCGCGGTCATCGACCTGCTCAAGGAATTGCAGCGCGAACTCGGCCTTTCCTACATTTTCATCAGCCACGATCTCTCGGTCGTGGAGGCGATCTGCGACGAGATCGTCGTGATGTATGGAGGCCGGAAGGTCGAGGAAATCACGCCCTCGACGGTAAAGACGCCGACGCATCCCTATTCGCAACTGCTCTTCTCATCAGTGCCGACGCTTGATCCGGCCTGGCTTGACGGGCTGCAGCAGGATCCTGAACTGGTGCGGGCCTATTGCCGGCAATGA
- a CDS encoding FAD-binding oxidoreductase, whose product MPAPLDRVDTTPKLPTAADAVVIGGGIVGVFAAYYLARRGLKVALVEKGFVGAEQSSRNWGWCRQQNRDARELPMSTKSLDLWERFAAETGEDTGFRRCGLFYLSNSDEELSGWARWRNFARSVGVTTHMLSSVEATERGRVTGATWKGGVFSPTDGTADPARAVPAVARAILKLGGTVHQSCAARGIDIEGGRLSGVVTEHGTIRTKIAILAGGAWASSFCRQLGIRFPQASIRSSILSVSPGASGLPDALHTAAVSVTRRGDGGYTLAISGRGRVDPTPQQFRFAAQFLPMFARRWRSLAPGGLEGFRSGHESLARWRLDSPTPMERMRILDPAVDEATIALTHARALELLPALKKTRISAAWAGYIDSTPDGVPGIGEIATLPGFILAAGFSGHGFGIGPGAGHLIADIVTGDEPIVDPRPYHPDRFGTSAWGKVADF is encoded by the coding sequence ATGCCCGCACCGCTCGATCGCGTCGACACCACGCCGAAGCTGCCGACTGCCGCCGATGCGGTAGTGATCGGCGGCGGCATCGTCGGTGTTTTCGCGGCCTATTATCTGGCCCGGCGCGGATTGAAGGTCGCTCTCGTCGAAAAGGGCTTTGTCGGCGCAGAGCAGTCGAGCCGTAACTGGGGCTGGTGCCGCCAGCAGAACCGCGACGCCCGCGAACTGCCGATGTCGACGAAGAGCCTCGATCTGTGGGAGCGCTTCGCCGCCGAGACCGGGGAGGATACGGGCTTTCGTCGCTGCGGCCTTTTCTATCTCAGCAATAGCGACGAGGAACTGTCCGGCTGGGCACGCTGGCGCAATTTCGCGCGCTCGGTCGGCGTCACGACGCATATGTTGAGCAGCGTAGAAGCAACCGAACGCGGGCGCGTCACCGGCGCCACATGGAAAGGCGGGGTGTTTTCGCCGACAGACGGCACCGCCGATCCCGCGCGGGCAGTACCAGCCGTCGCACGTGCGATCCTGAAGCTGGGGGGCACGGTGCATCAGTCCTGTGCGGCCCGCGGCATCGACATCGAAGGTGGCAGGCTTTCGGGCGTCGTCACCGAGCATGGCACGATCCGCACAAAAATCGCGATCCTGGCCGGCGGCGCCTGGGCCTCCTCCTTCTGCCGCCAACTCGGCATTCGATTTCCGCAGGCATCGATCCGTTCGTCGATCCTTTCGGTTTCACCGGGCGCAAGCGGCCTGCCGGACGCACTGCATACAGCAGCCGTGTCGGTGACGCGGCGCGGCGACGGCGGCTACACGCTGGCGATCAGCGGCCGCGGCCGTGTCGATCCGACCCCGCAGCAATTCCGCTTCGCCGCACAATTCCTGCCGATGTTCGCCCGGCGCTGGCGCAGTCTTGCACCCGGTGGGCTGGAGGGGTTTCGTTCGGGTCACGAGTCTCTGGCGCGCTGGCGGCTCGACAGCCCGACGCCGATGGAGCGCATGCGCATCCTCGACCCCGCGGTCGACGAGGCCACCATTGCGCTGACGCATGCGCGGGCACTTGAGCTTCTACCGGCCCTGAAGAAAACTCGCATCAGCGCGGCCTGGGCGGGCTATATCGACAGCACCCCGGACGGTGTGCCGGGGATCGGCGAGATCGCCACCCTTCCGGGTTTCATCCTGGCTGCCGGCTTCAGCGGCCACGGCTTCGGCATCGGGCCGGGCGCCGGCCATCTGATCGCCGACATCGTCACAGGCGATGAGCCGATCGTCGATCCCCGGCCCTATCATCCCGACCGCTTCGGGACATCCGCCTGGGGCAAAGTGGCCGATTTTTAA